In Topomyia yanbarensis strain Yona2022 chromosome 2, ASM3024719v1, whole genome shotgun sequence, one DNA window encodes the following:
- the LOC131683708 gene encoding zinc finger protein OZF-like, which translates to MKLVSGLSLPIMTENEVIERTSGTLREAMIFPNSIGTNSDSSISSDSQWRFRNQIDMSSKQWIQTNSKVCRQESLQNHLPERPVLTDTNERPYKCDICSKSFNVRSVLNRHRKIHSKERPHTCEICGKGFLKKYLLERHVSAHIGKRPYKCGICDKSFTCQGILTSHMHIHSNERPHKCEMCGKGFLQKYVLERHVLTHSAERPYKCDTCGKSFARQDILISHARAHSNVRPHKCEICGKEFLYKYQLERHVLTHTGERPYKCDICDKSFTRQSVLTLHKNIHNNERPHKCELCGNEFIQKHHLKQHMLTHTGERPCKCDICGKSYYNESHLIRHRLIHSDERMHKCEICGKNFLQKEHLQRHFFNHTGERPYKCTVCGKSFKGTSELNNHKSIHSNLTPHKCEICDKKFLLRQTMKRHLLIHTGERRHKCYICKKSFTCQSTLTSHRLIHSNERPHKCEICGHAFVKKHYLKQHVLIHTGERPCKCDICGKSFRGTSSLNRHRKIHIKESPHE; encoded by the exons ATGAAGCTTGTGAGCGGACTTTCCCTCCCAATTATGACGGAAAATGAAGTTATCGAAAGAACCAGCGGTACGCTACGTGAGgcaatgatttttccaaatag CATTGGTACTAACAGCGATAGCTCAATATCGTCCGATTCACAGTGGAGGTTTAGGAATCAGATAGACATGTCTTCAAAGCAATGGATACAAACCAACAGTAAGGTATGTCGACAAGAATCCCTCCAGAATCATCTTCCAGAGCGACCTGTATTAACCGACACTAATGAGCGACCTTACAAATGCGACATATGTAGCAAATCATTTAATGTAAGGAGTGTTTTGAACAGGCACAGAAAGATTCACAGTAAAGAACGGCCGCATACATGCGAGATATGTGGCAAAGGATTCCTTAAAAAGTATCTGCTTGAGCGACATGTGTCAGCTCACATTGGCAAGCGGCCGTACAAATGTGGTATATGTGATAAATCATTCACCTGTCAGGGTATCTTAACTTCTCACATGCATATTCACAGTAACGAACGACCGCATAAGTGCGAGATGTGTGGCAAAGGATTCCTTCAAAAGTATGTGCTTGAACGACATGTGCTAACTCATTCTGCCGAGCGACCGTACAAATGTGATACATGTGGCAAATCATTTGCCCGTCAGGATATCTTAATTTCACACGCTCGAGCTCACAGTAATGTACGGCCGCATAAATGCGAAATATGTGGCAAGGAATTCCTTTATAAATATCAGCTTGAACGACATGTGTTAACTCATACTGGCGAGCGGCCGTACAAATGTGATATATGTGACAAATCATTTACCCGTCAAAGTGTTTTAACTTTgcacaaaaatattcacaataatGAACGGCCTCATAAATGCGAGTTATGTGGTAATGAATTCATTCAGAAGCATCACCTGAAGCAACATATGTTAACTCACACTGGCGAGCGACCGTGCAAATGTGATATATGTGGTAAATCTTATTATAATGAGAGTCACTTGATCAGACACAGACTTATTCATAGTGATGAACGGATGCATAAGTGCGAGATATGCGGCAAAAATTTTCTTCAGAAAGAACATCTGCAGCGACACTTCTTTAACCATACTGGTGAGCGACCGTACAAATGCACTGTATGTGGCAAATCGTTTAAGGGGACGAGTGAATTAAACAATCACAAATCTATTCACAGTAACCTAACGCCGCATAAGTGCGAGATATGCGACAAAAAATTCCTTCTGCGGCAAACTATGAAGCGGCATTTGTTAATCCACACTGGCGAGCGGCGGCATAAATGTTATATATGTAAGAAATCGTTCACCTGTCAGAGTACGTTAACTTCGCACAGACTCATTCACAGTAATGAACGACCGCATAAGTGCGAGATATGTGGTCATGCATTCGTTAAAAAGCATTACCTGAAGCAACACGTGTTAATTCACACTGGCGAGCGACCTTGCAAATGTGATATATGTGGTAAATCATTCAGAGGGACGAGTTCTTTAAACAGacacagaaaaattcacatcaaGGAAAGTCCGCACGAGTGA